The sequence GCGTGCACGCGCCGATGGCCAAGATGGGCCTCGGTTACCTGCTGCTGAAGGGCAACAAGCACGAGGAAGCGCTGCCGCTGTTCGAAAGCGTGGTGACCTCGTCCGCGACTCCGGATACCCGTGGCGATGCGGCGCTGAAGGCCGCCCTTTCCGCCTCGAAGCTCAAGAAGCAGGAACTCGCGGACAAGTATCTGAAACTCATCGCCGTGACGCCCGGGATGGAGAAGTTCCGCCCGGACGCGCTGTCCCTGCTGATGGAGAGCGCGATGGCGGAGAAAGACTACGAGGGCGTGCTGGATGCCTACCGCAAGAGCGGCCTCGAGGCGTCGGACGCCGTGGAAGGGCCACCGGACGAGAAAGCTCCGAAGGACGAGAAAAAGGCGACACGCCTGATGCTCGCGGGCCGGGCCAATTTCCAGCTCAAGAAGACCTCGGAAGCGCTGCGTCTGTTCCGTCAGGTGGAGCGCAGCATTCCGCCGCAGAACGAGCTGGCCTATCAGGCGGCGTATTACCGGATCCTGTGCTTCTACGCGATCGACGGGGAGCACCTGCCCGATCAGGTCGACGCCTTCGTGCAGATCTACCGGAAGTCCCGCGGCAACGACAAGAACCTGCACACGGCGCTGCTGATGAAGGCGGAAACGCTCTTCAACCGCAGCGACTACGCCAACGCGGCGACCACCTACGCGGAGATCGACGTCACCTTGATCAACGAGGCGAACCGCGCCGGGCTGCTGTTCAACCGCGGCTGGTGCCTGGCGGAAGCCGGTGATCCGCAGGGCGCGATCAAATCGCTCACCAAGTTCCTCGCCGATTATCCGAAGGATCCGCGCCTGATGAAAGCCCTGGCGAAGCGCGCCACTTCCTACGTCCAGGCCGGAGAACCGGCGAAGGCGATCGAGGACTTCGACAAGCTCGGCACCAGCGATGATCCGGAGTTCGCCCGCATCGCGTGGGCGGAGTCCGCGCGCCTGCGTCGCGACGAAAACAATCTGCCGGACATGATCGTGCGCTACCGCGGGCTGCTGGCAAAGGGCGGCACGCTGAGCCCGAAGCTGGAAGCGGAGGCGAATTTCTACATCGGCTGGGGTCTGGTGAAAACCAACTCGCCGAAGGATTCGATCCCTTATCTGGAAAAGGCCCGCTCGTTGCAGCCGACCACGTTCCAAAAGCACGCCGGTCTCCTGCTGGCGCTCGGCTATTTCGCCAGCCAGAACCTGGAGAAACTCTCCGAGGAAATCGACATGGCCGTGGAGAAGCACTACGCGGACGAACTGCCGGACCAGGCGCTGCAGTGGGCCGGGATGCAGGCCTACTACGCCAACAAGTTCGCGGCCTCCGCCCGCTACCTCGAACGGGTTTCGAATCCGGACGAACCTCGTGAAACTTCCAAGGAGATCTGGCGCTACCTCGGCAAGGCCCGGCTGGAGTCCGGCAAATACGAGGATGCCCTCAAGGCCACGCTCAACGTGCTGGCGGTCGAGGAAAACGCGGGACTGAAAGCCGACGCGCTGCTCGACAAAGGCCGCGAGCTTTTCGGCCTCAAGCGGGACGCCGAGGCACAGAAGGCCGTGGATGAAGCCACCGACATGCATCCGGAAGGACGCACGGGCGCGGGCCTGCGCCTGCTCTCCGGGGACTTGAAGATGCGCGCCGGGGATGCCGCGGGAGCCGCCGGTCCTTACATGAACGTGGTCCAGTTCATCGACGACCGCGACCTGAAGCCGCTGGCGCTGTGGAAGCTCGCCAAGGCGCTCGAGAAGAAAGGCGACACCGCGGATGCGGAGAAATACCGCGAGCAGCTCAAAAAGGAGTTCCCGAACTGGGAGGCCCCGAAAGAGAGCTAAGGCGCCGATTTCGCGGGATAGCTCACGGTGAAGGTGGAGCCCATGCCCACGCGGCTGGTGACGCCGATGGTGCCGCCATCCGCCTCGACGACGGCGCGGCAGATCGCCAAGCCTAGGCCGAAGCGTCCATCCGCCCGCGAACGGGCACGGTCGGCGCGGTAGAAGCGGTCGAAGACGCGCGGCAGATCGCCTTCCGCGATGCCCACCCCGGTGTCCTCGACGATCAGTTCCGAAACGTCTCCGGCCTGCCGGGTTCTGACGCGGATCACGCCGCCCGGGCGGTTGTAGTGGACGGCGTTCGACAGGAGATTGCCCACCACCAGCCCGAAACGTTCCGGGCTGCCGTGGATCGCTGCGGTGGCGAGATCCAATTCAAGGACGAGCTGCCGCTCCGCGACAAGGGGACGGAGACGGTCCGCCACCTCATGGGCACACACCGCCATGTCGAAGGTGGCGAGCGAAGAGGCAGGCCCGCCATCGGAACGGGCAAGGTCCAGCAAGGCCTCAGTGAGGCGGCGCATCTGCTGGGCGGCATCGAGGCATCCGGCAAGCGCTTCCTGATAGTCTTCGGGTGAGCGTTCGCGAGCCAAGGTCGTCTGAGCCTCGGAGATCATCAGGGTGAGCGGCGTCCGCAGTTCGTGCGAGGCATCCGCAGTGAACTGGCGCTGGCGTTCAAAGGCCTCCTCCAGACGGCCGAAGGTGGAGTTGAGCACCGTGGCCAGTTCGCTGAGTTCATTGTCGCCGATCACGGGGATACGGTTCGAGAGATTGCCCGCCGAGATGCGGCGCGCCGCCTCATTGATCTCCGCGATCGGCCGGATCGCCTGGCCGGTGAGCCACCAGCCTCCGGCGATGCCGACGACGAGAACCCCGAGACCGGCGAGGGAAATCATGAGGGCGAAGCGGCTCATCGCGGCGTTTTCGGAAGCCAGCGATCGCCCGACCAACACGCAATCGCCACGCTCGGTGAAATGGAACGCCTCGCGCATGCCCGCGCGCTCGCGGAAGCGGACGGTGGTTTCCCGCGAGGTGTTTTCGGGACGAGGAATTTCACCGGACGCGGTGACCGAGAGGTTCGCTTTCCTGCCCGCCCTCCAGATCTGATAGTAATAGGACTCCGCACCGTTGTCCGCGAAGAGAGCTTCGGTGACCGCCGGAATGCGGATGACCCGCGGGCCCGGCGGCTCCGGCGGAGTCAGGTCGCCCGACTCCGGCGGAGGAACCAGTGAATCCAAATCGGCGGGCCCCAGGGGCGAATCCCCCGGACGAACCGGCGGTTGCCCCAGGCGATCCCGCGGGCCACCCGGACCATTGGGGCCACCACGCACGGAGACACTCAGCAGCGAAACGCGGTTTTCCAATTCGGCATCGAACCGGCGCAGGCGGTTGCCGCGTTCCAGATGATACACGCTGAAGCCGAAACCGGTGAGCAGGAGGATTAGGAAGAACGCGAGCCACGCCTGCAGGCGCCAGCGGATGGAGTGGGACGCCATGGGTTTCAGGATTCGACCAGATAGCCGTGGCCGCGGCGGGTGGTGATGATGTCGGAGCGGAGTTTCTTCCGGATGCTGAAGATGTGGACGTCGATCAGGTTCGAGAGCGAGTCGTCGTTCTCGTCGAACAGGTGCTCGTGGATCTCGGTGCGGCTCACCAGGCGTCCGCGGTGGAGCGCCAGATACTCGAGGATCGAGTATTCACGGGCTGTTAGACCCGCCACCTTGCCCGCATGGCTGACCACCTTGGTGCGGGTGTCGATCGAGACATCACCGAGGTCGATGGTGGAACCGGTCTGGCCGGCGTGGCGGCGGACGATGGCGCGGACGCGGGCGAACAGTTCCGGAAGGTCGAAGGGTTTGACGAGGTAGTCATCGGCGCCGCCATCCAGTCCACGGACCCGGTCGGGCGGCGTGTCGCGTGCGGTGAGCATGAGCACGGGCGTGGGTTTCACCGCGCGCAGGCGGCGGAGGATTTCCCAGCCATCGAGGCCGGGCAGCATCACATCGAGCACCACGGCGTCATAGTCGTAGTTCTCCGCCTTGAACCATCCCTCCTCGCCATCCGCCGCGGTGTCCACCGCATAGCCTTGCTCGCGGAAGGCCTTTTCCAAGGTCCGCAGCAAGCGGGGTTCGTCCTCCACGAGCAACACGCGCATGCGCGAGTCTGACAGATCGAAGATGAAGGAACGATGAAATCCAGAGTCACGATCCGAAAAAAATGGAACCGCGAATGAACACCGATGAACGCCAATTTTTGGAATCGATGGATTGGGCTTCGCCGAAGGGGGCGGTCATTCCCCTTCCCTGTGATTCGTGCCCATTGGCGTCCATTCTCGGTTCTTTTTCCTCCCTATGGATCATTTTTCCCAAGCTTAACCGGAACTTAATCGGCTGCGTGCGAAGGTCACGCCATCACGAAAGAACCGATGACCGTTCCGACCCACCACCTTTCCTCCCGCCGGGGATTCCTCGGCAGCCTCGGCCTGGGTGCCGCGCTTTTCTCCACCCGCGGGCTGATGGCGGAGGAGCTTGAGAAGAGCCCGGGGCTGATCATCACCCCGCGCATGACGGAGGGGCCCTACTACCCCGACAAGATGCCGCTGGATACGGACAACGATCTTCTCATCATCAACGATTCCATCAACCCGGCGGTGGGAGAGATCACCTATCTCACCGGACGGGTGCTGACCGCCACCGGCCAGCCGCTGCGCAACGCGGTGGTGGAGATCTGGCAGTGCGACTCGAAGCAGTCCTACATCCACACCAAGGGCCGCAACTCCGCCGGAGACGATGGCAATTTCCAAGGCTACGGCCGCTACCTCACCGACTCCACCGGCCGCTACTTCTTCCGCACCATCAAGCCGGTGGCCTACACGCTGAATGGGATGTGGCGCGCGCCGCACATCCACTTCGCGATCAGCAAGGGCGGCCAGCGGATCTACACCACGCAGATGATGGTGAAGGGCTTCGCCGACAACGCGAAGGACGGCGTGCTCTCGGGCGTCCGCGATGCGAAGGCCCGCGAGTCGGTGCTGGTGGATTTCAAGCCGGTGGAGGGCTCCAAGATCGGGGAACTCACGGCGACGTTCGACATCATCATGGGCCTCACGGCCGAAGAGGTCGAACACGGCAAACTTGTAGGCGGAATCGGCAAGTCCGAGTCCAGCCGCGGATTTGGTGGCCCTCCCGGCCGTCGCCCCGGAGACCAGGGCGGCCCGGGCTTCGGATCGGGCGGGCCACCCCAGCTTCCACCCGGCGGCAAGCCTCCCGAAGGCGCTCCGCAACCACCACCGGCATCACCGACACCGCCCGACGCGGCTCGGTGAACCTTACCTGGTTTTCTGTCAATGGCACGACCACGGGAGAAATCCACGCGAACTGGGATTTCGTCAGCGGCTTCACTCCCGTGGAACCCACCTACCCGGCCTCCGGCGGCTTCATCGCATCGGGAGCACTCGTCGCGGGGCCGGGTAGCAGCCTTCGCCACCGCATCCGGATTCCCGCCTACACGGGATACACCTACGAGATTTACAGTAATCCCACCATGGAGACACTGGAATGGAAGGCGGTGCCTTTCTCGCTGACCCAGACCGGGACGATCGACCGGAACAATGACACCTCCTCTGCCGCGGTGAAGGGTTTCTACAAGGTCACCTTCCGTGTGCCGAGCGCGAACACCGGCACTCCGTGAGCCGAGCGTAGCGACAGGGGAACTCCATACTTGTCAACATTCCCGAAATAAATGAGCCTTGCAGAGCCCCACTGCAATGAGCTCCCCCGGCCAGGACGGACACAGGCACCGGACGCGCGCGCGCGCTCCGGCCGCCCGGGCACGCTCGCTTCCTTTCAAAGTGCCGTTCGTTTCGGCGATGTTCTGGGCCGCCATGCACTATCTATGCGTGGTCGCTTGGATCACCAGCGCGGTGATGTTCGCCATCCGCCGCGACCAGCTCACCTCGGAACTCCTGATCGGTTCGATGGTTCTCAGCGTGCTGTCCTGGATCTGGGCGTTTTTCAAACGGCGGGCGGCGCGTTGCCCGCTTTGCAAGGGCACCCCGCTGTTGAACAGCGGCGCGCTGCCCCATGGCAGGGCCGTGCGTCTCGCTCCTCTCAACCACGGCGTTTCCGCCACGCTCAGCCTGCTGTTCACCCAGGAGTTCCGCTGCATGTATTGCGGCAACCTCTACGACCTGTTGAAGCCCTGCCAGAGCTCACGTCCTCCGGTGGAGAGCGAGGGTGATGCGCAGTGAAATCGTGACGCGCACGGCCCGCCGAAAATGGTTAGGAACGGTGTAGGATACCCGTGATCATGGGGGAGCACTGATTTTCCGTTGTAGGAGAAGGTTAGGGAAACCATTCTGTTGGCACTTCGCCACGGCACCCACCGGCCGAAGTGTTCCCCCACCCTCCCCCCGACATGAAAACCGTTGCAGCCTTCGTGGCTGGCCTCATGGCCGTCGCGTGCTCACTCGCCTCCGGGCAGTCCCTGAACTGGAATCTCACCGGTTCGGCGGGCATCCTCGATTCGGGCGACAAGCTGTTCTTCACGCAGAACAACATCACCGTGACCGCCAGCGCCTGGGGCTACACCTACGGCAGCAGCGACAATGCTTTGGAACAGGCGGCGCTCGGTCAGTGGAACGTGGGCATGGGCGTGGTCAGCGGCACCGAGGATCCCTCCGGCGTGGACCACCAGCTCGACAACGCCGGCCCGGACGAATGGGTGCTGTTCGTGTTCAGCGAGAAGGTCCAGATCACGGGCGTGACAGTGGACCCCTACGGCGTCTACGACCGCGATGTCACCTACTGGACGGGCAACGTCTCCACCAACATCGATCTCACCGGCAAGACCTACGCCGATCTCGCCTCGCTCGGCTTCAACGGGGAAACCTCGGACAGCTCGACCGCCAGCGAAAGCGCGCGCACCGTCCCGGTCACCAACCCGGCGGGTGGCGTGAACGCCATTCTCTTCGGAGCGAAGCGCGGCGAGTACAGCGGCTCGGACATCGACCGCTTCAAGATCACGGCCATGTCCACCTCCAGCATCGCCGCCGTGCCCGAGCCCACCGGCCTGCTGCTCGGCTCGCTGGGCCTGCTGACCCTTTTCAAGCGCCGCCGCTGACGACGCGGGGGCGGAGAACCATCTCCCCCCAAAACATGAGCCTCCGTCCCCCAACCGGGGCGGGGGCTTCGTTTTGTTGGAGAGGGCGACGGCCGCCGCTCAATCCCCGAGCAAGCCCTTGAGGCCGCCGAAGAAATTCCCCAGTTCCTCCTCGCTCGCCTCGGCACCCAGGATGTCGTCGTAGGTGGTGTGGAGCATATGGGTGTCGTCGATCTCCGCGATGAAGCTGCTGGACTGGCAGTGGGTTCGCTCTCCGTATTTCGTACGGTAGGCGCAGTAGGTCATGGTCAGCATCTCGCGGGCGCGGGTGATGCCCACGTAAAGCAGGCGCCGCTCCTCGTCGCGGGTGCCTTCCACGATGCTGCGCTTGTGGGGCAGTATCCCCTCCTCCAGGCCCACCAGATACACGATCGGGAACTCCAGGCCCTTCGAGGCATGGAGGGTGATCAGGGTCGCACCCTGTTTCTTTTCAAGATCGTCGTCATCGCGATCGGACGCCAGTGCGCTGGCATCGAGGAAGGACTGGATGTCCTTGCCCTTGCCTTTCATCGAGTGCTTCCGGAGCTGGTCGATCACGTCGGCGATGCCCTCGCCGCGCTGCTGCCGCTCGTTGTCGGTCTTGCAACCGCGGCCCACCCACGGGATGTAATCCATTTCATCGAGCATCGCCTTGAGGGCGTCGCCGGGGTTCTCACGCGCGATCTCAATGCGGGCCTTGGTCCCGGCGATGCGGACGACGAAGTCCTCGATCGCCCCGCGGGCCTTTGGGCCGAGCCCGGCGGTGAAGGCCGGATCGCAGAGCGCCTGCCAGACGCTCTGGTTGTTCATGCGGCTCCAGTCCGTGGCCATCACCGCGGTGGTCTGGCCGATGCCGCGGTTCGGCGTGTTCAGGATGCGTAGCAGCGAGACGTCGGCATCCGGCGAGGCCAGCACCTGGCAATACGCGAGCACGTCGCGGACCTCCTTGCGGTCGTAGAAACTCTGAGCGCCGACCATGCGGTACGGGATCTTCCTTTCGCGCAGGGCTTCCTCTATTTTCCGGCTCTGCCCGTTGGTGCGGAAGAGGATGGCGTAGTCCTCCCACGCCCGCTTGCAGGTGCCCTTGTCCGCCAGGATCTCCTCGGCAATGAATTCTGCCTCCTCGGCATCTCCCGGCATCGCCACCAGACGGACCGGTTCTCCGCCGGCACGGGTGGAGCGCAGGATCTTCTCGCGGCGGCCGACGTTGTGCTTGATCAGGCTGTTCGCGGTATGGAGGACCGCGTGGGTGGAACGGTAGTTCTCCTCCAGACGGATGACGCGCGGGTTCGGGAAGAATTTCTCAAACTGGAGGATGTTCGCCACCTCCGCACCGCGAAAGCCGTAGATCGACTGGTCGTCGTCTCCCACCACGCAGACGTGGTATGGCGGGCCGACGAGCTGCTGGAGCAGTTGCATCTGGAGGGCGTTGGTGTCCTGGAACTCGTCCACGGTCACGCGCTTGAACTGCTGGCGGAAGGAGTCCCGCACGTCGTGGTGCTCGCGCAGGAGCTGCTCGGCGAGAACCAGCAGATCGTCGAAATCGACCGCGTTCTGGGCCCGGATCTCGTTCTGGTAGGCTCGGCCGAGGGTGGCGAAGAAATCGTTCTCGTGCTCGCCGGGGTCGATCCCCCTGTTCTTGAGCTTCGAGATTTCCGAAAGCACCGCCTCGGGCTTGATCTTCTCCTCGGCCCCCGCCTTCCGGACAATGATCTGCTTGAGCAGGCCGATCTGGTCGCTGCCGCTGACAATGGAGAAGTTCCGCTTGTAACCGAGCTTCTCGATTCCGCCGCGCAGCAGCTTCACGCACAGCGAGTGGAAGGTGCTGACGGTCATCGCGTCCGCCGCCTTCTTCGACACCATGCCCGCGATGCGCTCGCGCATTTCCGCGGCGGCCTTGTTGGTGAAGGTCACCGCCAGGATATGCTCCGGGCGCACGCCCTTCTCCAGCATGTGGGCGACACGGCAGGTCACCGTGCGCGTCTTTCCAGTGCCCGCACCCGCGAGAATCAGGACCGGGCCATCGAGGGCACCGACGGCTTCACGCTGGGCGTGGTTGAGGGAATCGAAGGAGAAAGCGGAGGCCATCGGCGAAAGCGAGCAAACGCGAGGTAGGGGCCGCGATCAAGTCCGCGCTGCCAATCCAAGACACGGCAAGGCCGAGAGCTTGATGCCCCCGGCGTTGCCTGCCTTTTGTCACTCCTCGTTCTGGCGGCGATTCCCGAACAGAAGCATCACCCAGTAAAGGAGTTGCGCCAGCGAACCGAGCGCGGCGACCACGTAGGTCATCGCAGCCCAGAACAGGGCGCTTTTCGCCTGGCGGTGCTCCATGCTGGAGCCGATCCCGCTGCGGTCGATCCACGCCAGTGCCCGGCGGCTGGCATCGAACTCCACCGGCAGGGTCACGAAGGCGAACAACGTCGTCACGGAGAACAACAGCACGCCGATCAGGAACACCGAGGTATTGTGCCACTGGGACACCGCCGCCATACCGAGCCCGATCATCAGCACGATGCTCGATAGATTGCTCGAAATGTTCACCAGCGGGACCAGCTTCGACCGCAGGCCGAGCCAGGCATACGCCTGCTGGTGCTGGACCGCGTGGCCGCACTCGTGCGCGGCCACCGCCGCGGCGGCCACCGAGTAGCCGCCATAGACATAGTCGCTCAGGTTCACCGTCTTGTTGGTGGGATCGTAGTGGTCCGTGAGGTGTCCCTGCACGCTCACCACCCGCACGTCCGTAATGCCGTTCTGGCGCAGCATCATTTCCGCCACCTCGGCGCCACTCACCGGCATGGGCACCTGGGCATACTCGTTGAACTTGCGCTTCAACATGGCGCTCGCCGCGAAGCTGAGGAGCGCCGTCAGCCCGATGACCACGTAGTAGCCGAGGCCACCCATGGGCGCATACTGAGCAAGGACATGCATTTCAGAAATCATGATGTTAGGATAGGACGCATCCCGGGCCGTGCAACCCGCCACCGGGTCGAAAACCCGAGCCTTTTTCCAATACCATGCCCCGCCTCGTTGTGATTACCGGCTGCACCCGCGGCCTCGGCCTCGCCATGGCACGCGCCTTTGCCCGCCGCGATTGGACGGTGGCGGGCTGCGGTACCCGCCCCGAGGCCTGCGCGAAGCTCCAGGCCGAGTTCGGCCCCGACCACACCATTCTGCCCTGCGATGTCACCGATCCGCAGGCTGTCGCCCGGTTCGCCTCGGACGTCCTCAACGAGCACGGCGCGCCGGACCTGCTGCTCAACAACGCCGCCATCATCAACGACAACGCCCCGCTGTGGGAGGTTTCCACGGAGGATTTCGGCCGGGTGGTCGACGTGAACCTCAAGGGCGTGCACGCCATCTGCAGGGAATTCCTGCCCGCCATGATCGCCCGCGGAACCGGCGTGGTGGTGAACTTCTCCTCCGGCTGGGGGCGCTCGACCTCGCCGGACGTCGCTCCTTATTGCTGCACAAAATGGGGCATCGAGGGTCTCACCCTGGCCCTCGCCCAAGATTTACCACCCGGACTGGCGGCGATCCCCCTGAATCCGGGGATCATCGACACCGACATGCTCCGCAGCACCTTCGGGGCCGGGGCGGCGGATTTCCCCGATCC comes from Luteolibacter sp. LG18 and encodes:
- a CDS encoding tetratricopeptide repeat protein, whose translation is MKRSLAFLLLAAAPLTAQVPQAQPVDPALQADPGNDMFQRGKNLYDQGRAGTTPEARAEMLQRAAAVFNDYLTQFPNHANSEPAWLYMGQSLYLSGKVDEGKRCFQTLINRFGKGPWVGAAAYTLAIDYYNKKDYQTAAPLFQKYGDNANRPEDSTRGYFYAAESYRYQNQDRLAADLYRKVINDAASGVHAPMAKMGLGYLLLKGNKHEEALPLFESVVTSSATPDTRGDAALKAALSASKLKKQELADKYLKLIAVTPGMEKFRPDALSLLMESAMAEKDYEGVLDAYRKSGLEASDAVEGPPDEKAPKDEKKATRLMLAGRANFQLKKTSEALRLFRQVERSIPPQNELAYQAAYYRILCFYAIDGEHLPDQVDAFVQIYRKSRGNDKNLHTALLMKAETLFNRSDYANAATTYAEIDVTLINEANRAGLLFNRGWCLAEAGDPQGAIKSLTKFLADYPKDPRLMKALAKRATSYVQAGEPAKAIEDFDKLGTSDDPEFARIAWAESARLRRDENNLPDMIVRYRGLLAKGGTLSPKLEAEANFYIGWGLVKTNSPKDSIPYLEKARSLQPTTFQKHAGLLLALGYFASQNLEKLSEEIDMAVEKHYADELPDQALQWAGMQAYYANKFAASARYLERVSNPDEPRETSKEIWRYLGKARLESGKYEDALKATLNVLAVEENAGLKADALLDKGRELFGLKRDAEAQKAVDEATDMHPEGRTGAGLRLLSGDLKMRAGDAAGAAGPYMNVVQFIDDRDLKPLALWKLAKALEKKGDTADAEKYREQLKKEFPNWEAPKES
- a CDS encoding SDR family oxidoreductase translates to MPRLVVITGCTRGLGLAMARAFARRDWTVAGCGTRPEACAKLQAEFGPDHTILPCDVTDPQAVARFASDVLNEHGAPDLLLNNAAIINDNAPLWEVSTEDFGRVVDVNLKGVHAICREFLPAMIARGTGVVVNFSSGWGRSTSPDVAPYCCTKWGIEGLTLALAQDLPPGLAAIPLNPGIIDTDMLRSTFGAGAADFPDPEEWAGKAVPFLEKLSPRDNGRPLTVPGQ
- a CDS encoding ATP-binding protein translates to MASHSIRWRLQAWLAFFLILLLTGFGFSVYHLERGNRLRRFDAELENRVSLLSVSVRGGPNGPGGPRDRLGQPPVRPGDSPLGPADLDSLVPPPESGDLTPPEPPGPRVIRIPAVTEALFADNGAESYYYQIWRAGRKANLSVTASGEIPRPENTSRETTVRFRERAGMREAFHFTERGDCVLVGRSLASENAAMSRFALMISLAGLGVLVVGIAGGWWLTGQAIRPIAEINEAARRISAGNLSNRIPVIGDNELSELATVLNSTFGRLEEAFERQRQFTADASHELRTPLTLMISEAQTTLARERSPEDYQEALAGCLDAAQQMRRLTEALLDLARSDGGPASSLATFDMAVCAHEVADRLRPLVAERQLVLELDLATAAIHGSPERFGLVVGNLLSNAVHYNRPGGVIRVRTRQAGDVSELIVEDTGVGIAEGDLPRVFDRFYRADRARSRADGRFGLGLAICRAVVEADGGTIGVTSRVGMGSTFTVSYPAKSAP
- a CDS encoding protocatechuate 3,4-dioxygenase, with translation MTVPTHHLSSRRGFLGSLGLGAALFSTRGLMAEELEKSPGLIITPRMTEGPYYPDKMPLDTDNDLLIINDSINPAVGEITYLTGRVLTATGQPLRNAVVEIWQCDSKQSYIHTKGRNSAGDDGNFQGYGRYLTDSTGRYFFRTIKPVAYTLNGMWRAPHIHFAISKGGQRIYTTQMMVKGFADNAKDGVLSGVRDAKARESVLVDFKPVEGSKIGELTATFDIIMGLTAEEVEHGKLVGGIGKSESSRGFGGPPGRRPGDQGGPGFGSGGPPQLPPGGKPPEGAPQPPPASPTPPDAAR
- a CDS encoding zinc metallopeptidase; the protein is MHVLAQYAPMGGLGYYVVIGLTALLSFAASAMLKRKFNEYAQVPMPVSGAEVAEMMLRQNGITDVRVVSVQGHLTDHYDPTNKTVNLSDYVYGGYSVAAAAVAAHECGHAVQHQQAYAWLGLRSKLVPLVNISSNLSSIVLMIGLGMAAVSQWHNTSVFLIGVLLFSVTTLFAFVTLPVEFDASRRALAWIDRSGIGSSMEHRQAKSALFWAAMTYVVAALGSLAQLLYWVMLLFGNRRQNEE
- a CDS encoding response regulator transcription factor, translating into MRVLLVEDEPRLLRTLEKAFREQGYAVDTAADGEEGWFKAENYDYDAVVLDVMLPGLDGWEILRRLRAVKPTPVLMLTARDTPPDRVRGLDGGADDYLVKPFDLPELFARVRAIVRRHAGQTGSTIDLGDVSIDTRTKVVSHAGKVAGLTAREYSILEYLALHRGRLVSRTEIHEHLFDENDDSLSNLIDVHIFSIRKKLRSDIITTRRGHGYLVES
- a CDS encoding UvrD-helicase domain-containing protein gives rise to the protein MASAFSFDSLNHAQREAVGALDGPVLILAGAGTGKTRTVTCRVAHMLEKGVRPEHILAVTFTNKAAAEMRERIAGMVSKKAADAMTVSTFHSLCVKLLRGGIEKLGYKRNFSIVSGSDQIGLLKQIIVRKAGAEEKIKPEAVLSEISKLKNRGIDPGEHENDFFATLGRAYQNEIRAQNAVDFDDLLVLAEQLLREHHDVRDSFRQQFKRVTVDEFQDTNALQMQLLQQLVGPPYHVCVVGDDDQSIYGFRGAEVANILQFEKFFPNPRVIRLEENYRSTHAVLHTANSLIKHNVGRREKILRSTRAGGEPVRLVAMPGDAEEAEFIAEEILADKGTCKRAWEDYAILFRTNGQSRKIEEALRERKIPYRMVGAQSFYDRKEVRDVLAYCQVLASPDADVSLLRILNTPNRGIGQTTAVMATDWSRMNNQSVWQALCDPAFTAGLGPKARGAIEDFVVRIAGTKARIEIARENPGDALKAMLDEMDYIPWVGRGCKTDNERQQRGEGIADVIDQLRKHSMKGKGKDIQSFLDASALASDRDDDDLEKKQGATLITLHASKGLEFPIVYLVGLEEGILPHKRSIVEGTRDEERRLLYVGITRAREMLTMTYCAYRTKYGERTHCQSSSFIAEIDDTHMLHTTYDDILGAEASEEELGNFFGGLKGLLGD